One window of Arthrobacter oryzae genomic DNA carries:
- the mihF gene encoding integration host factor, actinobacterial type yields MSLRPLTDQERAEALGKAAAARAARAEAKEQLKSGTLSVADLLASGDGDSAIARMKVSEMLEALPGIGRVTAAAIMDDLGIAASRRLRGLGIHQRRALVDFMNENHVHPNNAQRNM; encoded by the coding sequence GTGAGCTTGCGGCCCCTGACGGACCAGGAACGCGCAGAAGCCCTGGGCAAGGCGGCAGCGGCCCGCGCGGCCCGGGCCGAAGCCAAGGAGCAGCTTAAGTCCGGAACACTCTCGGTGGCTGACCTTCTCGCGTCCGGCGACGGCGATTCCGCCATCGCGCGAATGAAGGTTTCCGAGATGCTGGAGGCACTGCCGGGGATAGGCCGCGTCACCGCAGCCGCCATCATGGACGACCTGGGCATTGCCGCGTCCCGCAGGCTGCGGGGGCTCGGCATTCACCAGCGCCGCGCGCTGGTAGATTTTATGAACGAGAATCACGTCCATCCGAATAACGCCCAAAGGAATATGTGA